In Paenibacillus sonchi, a single genomic region encodes these proteins:
- the thiD gene encoding bifunctional hydroxymethylpyrimidine kinase/phosphomethylpyrimidine kinase, translating to MSKIIKALTIAGSDSSGGAGIQADLKTFEEYGTYGFSALTTIVTMDPDNGWHHNVYPIDAAIVAEQLKTVFAGGPVDAMKTGMLGSVDIVKVAEKAIKENLQTNVVIDPVMVCKGEDEVLNPESANAIRDLLLPLATVATPNLFEAGVLSGLGKLTSIDEMKEAARLIHALGTQNVVVKGGKALGGDLAIDVFFDGSEYTVLETAKIEPAYNHGAGCTFAAAITGGLANGLSVHDAVVKAKDFVSAAIRRGYAFNQYVGPVFHGGYRLER from the coding sequence TTGTCAAAAATTATTAAAGCTCTAACCATTGCCGGAAGTGACTCCAGCGGAGGCGCCGGCATCCAGGCCGACCTCAAAACCTTTGAGGAGTATGGCACCTACGGCTTCAGCGCTTTGACCACTATTGTTACGATGGACCCGGATAACGGCTGGCATCACAATGTCTATCCGATTGATGCGGCCATCGTTGCAGAGCAGCTGAAAACCGTGTTCGCAGGGGGTCCTGTCGATGCCATGAAGACCGGCATGCTGGGCAGTGTGGATATCGTTAAGGTGGCAGAAAAAGCGATCAAGGAGAATCTGCAGACCAACGTAGTCATTGACCCGGTTATGGTCTGCAAAGGGGAAGATGAAGTCCTGAATCCGGAGAGCGCAAATGCGATCCGTGATCTGCTGCTGCCGCTCGCCACAGTGGCTACACCCAATCTGTTCGAAGCCGGTGTGTTGTCCGGGCTGGGCAAGCTGACGTCCATAGACGAAATGAAAGAAGCTGCACGCCTGATCCATGCGCTTGGCACCCAAAATGTTGTCGTCAAAGGCGGCAAAGCGCTGGGCGGCGATCTGGCCATAGATGTGTTCTTTGACGGCTCTGAATATACTGTGCTGGAAACAGCCAAAATCGAACCGGCCTACAACCACGGAGCAGGCTGCACCTTTGCCGCTGCCATCACAGGCGGTCTGGCCAACGGCTTGTCTGTGCATGATGCAGTGGTAAAAGCCAAGGACTTCGTCTCTGCTGCCATCCGCAGGGGCTACGCGTTTAACCAATATGTCGGCCCTGTCTTCCACGGCGGCTACCGGCTGGAGCGTTAA
- a CDS encoding SGNH/GDSL hydrolase family protein, with amino-acid sequence MHQIENHSAAAELEYKYMVSGDSISKGVVYDEARSKYVILEDNYVSLLQGKLKGALRNTARFGNTLLKGFGNLKRDVLKEKPDMVLIEYGGNDCDFHWEEIVNNPEAEHNPKTDFPAFESMLRDMIDFLSTQGIMPILMSLPPLNADNYFKWVSGNNPASEANIMKFLGSVTKIYWWQERYNSTIIRVAESTKTKIIDVRSAFLQQPDYTKFICRDGIHPNRAGHRIIYDKVLEFLSSSEPHLLLDGKGQALHGR; translated from the coding sequence ATGCATCAGATCGAAAATCATTCGGCGGCTGCAGAGCTTGAATATAAGTATATGGTGAGCGGAGACTCCATTTCGAAGGGTGTAGTCTATGACGAGGCCAGAAGCAAATATGTAATTCTGGAGGACAATTATGTCTCCCTGCTGCAAGGCAAGCTGAAGGGGGCGCTGCGCAACACTGCCAGATTCGGCAATACGCTGCTCAAGGGCTTCGGCAATCTCAAACGGGATGTGCTGAAGGAGAAGCCGGATATGGTGCTGATTGAATACGGGGGGAATGACTGCGATTTCCACTGGGAAGAGATTGTGAATAACCCTGAAGCTGAGCATAATCCCAAAACCGATTTCCCGGCATTCGAAAGCATGCTCCGGGATATGATCGACTTCCTGAGCACCCAAGGGATTATGCCGATTCTGATGAGCCTGCCGCCGCTGAATGCGGACAACTACTTCAAATGGGTGAGCGGAAACAATCCGGCTTCGGAAGCGAACATTATGAAATTCCTCGGCAGTGTCACCAAAATCTACTGGTGGCAGGAACGGTACAATTCCACCATTATCAGGGTCGCCGAGAGCACCAAGACAAAGATTATTGATGTCCGGAGCGCTTTTCTTCAGCAGCCGGATTATACAAAGTTCATCTGCCGTGACGGGATCCACCCCAACCGGGCAGGGCACCGCATTATCTATGACAAGGTGCTGGAGTTTCTCTCCAGCAGCGAACCCCATTTGCTGCTCGACGGCAAGGGACAGGCTCTGCACGGCCGCTGA
- a CDS encoding glycosyl transferase family 1: MRFTFPILTLCHGGAQRMLVELTNGLAARGHDVVILMPLGGDISYEVHSSILTTDQTVLRESDFPVSDIIVSNFYTTVPVSEAASQQGKGMHIRLSLCYEPLFLPENEVSFPSYHITDKLLVLSQWQQELIALSHGITGSIVPVGISTGFRNQNIRHMLQEPLNITAILRKEENGFASHREQGYLVKQLDIVRHNAPQVNINFICPPDEFYSSESLQRMKAEGKYRFFTPKNDEELCYHYNGADIFVSASAFDAGSLPGLEAMRCGAALVSIYSGEISSMPATRRIACSPTVMRTGWPRMCCA; encoded by the coding sequence ATGAGGTTTACATTTCCCATTCTCACCTTATGCCATGGCGGGGCGCAGCGTATGCTGGTAGAACTCACCAACGGGCTTGCCGCCCGGGGTCATGATGTTGTGATCCTCATGCCATTAGGGGGCGACATTTCCTATGAGGTCCATTCTAGCATACTAACTACAGACCAAACTGTGCTGCGAGAATCTGATTTCCCTGTCAGTGATATTATTGTGTCCAATTTCTATACAACGGTTCCCGTGTCCGAGGCGGCAAGCCAACAGGGAAAAGGTATGCATATCCGCCTGTCTCTATGCTATGAGCCGCTCTTCCTGCCGGAGAATGAAGTATCCTTTCCTTCTTATCATATCACTGACAAGCTGCTTGTTTTGTCACAATGGCAGCAGGAATTAATTGCTTTGAGCCATGGAATTACCGGGAGCATTGTGCCGGTCGGCATAAGTACAGGGTTTCGAAACCAGAATATCCGCCACATGCTGCAGGAGCCGCTGAATATCACGGCGATTCTGCGCAAGGAGGAGAACGGCTTTGCCTCGCACCGTGAACAGGGCTATTTGGTGAAACAGCTCGATATCGTCAGGCATAACGCCCCGCAGGTGAACATCAACTTCATCTGCCCGCCGGATGAGTTCTATTCCTCGGAATCCCTGCAGAGGATGAAGGCCGAAGGCAAATACCGGTTTTTCACTCCGAAAAATGATGAAGAGCTCTGTTATCACTATAACGGGGCGGATATCTTTGTCAGCGCCAGTGCCTTCGATGCCGGTTCCCTGCCGGGACTGGAAGCCATGCGCTGCGGGGCAGCGCTAGTGTCTATATACTCCGGGGAAATCTCCAGTATGCCCGCCACGAGGAGAATTGCCTGCTCTCCTACCGTTATGAGAACCGGCTGGCCCAGGATGTGCTGCGCCTGA
- a CDS encoding DUF1572 family protein, whose product MELLREVRRESRAVVNGLTEKDLERVVTVHYPENSEMESYSWSIQKILIGTAEHYACHTGQIVYLAKWMQEEDVYLLNWKHYD is encoded by the coding sequence CTGGAGTTATTGCGGGAAGTAAGACGGGAGAGCCGGGCTGTAGTCAATGGATTAACCGAAAAGGATCTGGAACGGGTCGTCACCGTGCATTATCCTGAGAATTCAGAAATGGAGAGTTACAGCTGGAGTATTCAAAAGATACTGATCGGTACGGCAGAGCATTATGCCTGCCATACCGGCCAGATTGTGTATCTCGCGAAATGGATGCAGGAAGAGGATGTGTATCTGCTGAACTGGAAGCACTACGACTGA
- a CDS encoding aromatic ring-hydroxylating oxygenase subunit alpha: MIEEKKKPVQEIELPRDCTFSPEDWRVLAEYWYPVAIADEVQDKPLAVKLLDMKLVCYRSEGKVVIARDLCFHRGAPLSKGWMENGEIVCPYHGFRYNCEGKCTAVPAHPSSKISPKLKLIVYPAVERYGLIWTCLGSAAEQIPDFPGWEDPDYINILPPGFDIAGSSGRQMEGFLDVSHFAYVHTATFGDRNNTEVPQYKVRREGNELVAEYWSTVSNYGKGQENPAPEGFMWLREFRVFPPFAASLTVYFPDEGRLNILNCASPVSARYTRLFCPISRNFDKSAPVEDTIKFNLQVFAEDAEMVEAQTPEDLPLDLQAEAHIPADRTSIAYRQLLTELGLGRSYTS, translated from the coding sequence ATGATAGAGGAAAAGAAGAAACCGGTGCAAGAAATCGAACTTCCCCGTGATTGCACGTTCTCCCCTGAGGACTGGCGGGTACTGGCTGAATACTGGTATCCGGTGGCAATTGCGGACGAAGTACAGGACAAACCGCTGGCGGTGAAGCTGCTGGATATGAAGCTGGTGTGCTACCGCAGTGAAGGCAAGGTGGTGATCGCCCGTGATCTTTGCTTCCACCGGGGAGCGCCGCTGAGCAAAGGCTGGATGGAGAACGGAGAAATTGTCTGTCCGTATCATGGCTTCCGTTACAACTGTGAAGGCAAATGTACCGCTGTACCGGCCCATCCCAGCTCCAAAATCTCACCCAAGCTGAAGCTGATTGTCTATCCGGCGGTGGAGCGCTACGGCCTGATCTGGACCTGCCTGGGTTCTGCGGCGGAGCAGATTCCGGATTTCCCGGGCTGGGAAGACCCGGACTATATCAATATTTTGCCGCCGGGCTTCGATATTGCCGGTTCGTCCGGCCGCCAGATGGAGGGATTCCTCGACGTCTCCCATTTCGCTTATGTGCATACAGCCACCTTTGGTGACCGGAACAACACTGAGGTTCCACAGTACAAGGTCAGACGCGAGGGCAACGAGCTGGTCGCTGAATACTGGAGTACAGTAAGCAACTATGGAAAAGGCCAAGAGAACCCGGCACCGGAGGGCTTCATGTGGCTGCGTGAATTCCGTGTGTTCCCGCCATTTGCGGCTTCCCTTACCGTGTATTTCCCGGACGAAGGCAGGCTCAACATTCTAAACTGTGCTTCCCCGGTATCCGCACGCTATACGCGATTGTTCTGTCCGATTTCCAGAAACTTCGACAAGAGTGCGCCGGTCGAGGATACGATTAAGTTCAATCTGCAGGTCTTTGCAGAAGACGCGGAAATGGTGGAGGCGCAGACCCCGGAGGATCTGCCGCTTGATCTGCAGGCCGAAGCGCATATCCCGGCTGACCGCACATCCATCGCTTACCGCCAGCTGCTGACTGAACTGGGCCTGGGCCGGTCTTATACGTCATAA